Proteins encoded by one window of Polaribacter haliotis:
- the mnmA gene encoding tRNA 2-thiouridine(34) synthase MnmA, with amino-acid sequence MKRVVVGLSGGVDSSVTAHLLKEQGFEVIGLFMKNWHDDSVTISNECPWLEDSNDAMIVAEKLGIPFQVVDLSEQYKERIVDYMFAEYEKGRTPNPDVLCNREIKFDVFMDIALKLGADYVATGHYCRKGEEIIDGKPVYKLLAGKDNNKDQSYFLCQLSQEQLTKALFPIGELTKPEVREIAKEADLITAEKKDSQGLCFIGKVRLPEFLQQKLQPKEGNIVQIPSDFSQYIKETPKFVNKEAELDYFATKFSYSEEDGKVVGKHQGAHYFTKGQRKGLNVGGTKEALYVIETDVNTNTIYTGEGKNHQGLYRNTLFVSNEEIHWIREDLVLNIGEIMEVEARIRYRQALEKATLHKVDTGLYVQFVNKQSAIQEGQFVAWYKNEELLGSGVIS; translated from the coding sequence ATGAAACGAGTAGTTGTAGGTCTTTCTGGTGGTGTAGATTCTAGTGTTACAGCACATTTATTAAAAGAACAGGGCTTTGAAGTTATTGGGCTTTTTATGAAGAATTGGCACGACGATTCTGTAACTATTTCTAACGAATGTCCTTGGTTAGAAGATAGTAATGATGCTATGATTGTTGCCGAAAAACTAGGAATTCCTTTTCAAGTGGTAGATTTAAGTGAGCAATATAAAGAACGTATTGTAGATTATATGTTTGCAGAATATGAGAAAGGAAGAACACCAAATCCTGATGTACTTTGTAACCGAGAAATTAAGTTCGATGTTTTTATGGATATTGCCTTAAAATTAGGTGCAGATTATGTTGCAACTGGACATTATTGTAGAAAAGGTGAAGAAATTATCGATGGAAAACCAGTCTACAAATTACTGGCAGGAAAAGATAATAACAAAGATCAATCTTATTTTTTGTGTCAGCTTTCGCAAGAACAATTAACAAAAGCGTTGTTTCCTATTGGCGAATTAACAAAACCAGAAGTAAGAGAAATTGCAAAAGAAGCTGATTTAATTACGGCAGAAAAGAAAGATTCGCAAGGATTATGTTTTATAGGTAAAGTTAGATTACCAGAGTTTTTACAGCAAAAATTGCAACCCAAAGAAGGAAATATTGTTCAAATTCCTTCGGATTTTTCTCAGTATATAAAAGAGACTCCAAAATTTGTAAATAAAGAAGCAGAACTTGACTATTTCGCAACGAAATTCAGTTATTCAGAAGAAGATGGAAAAGTTGTTGGGAAACATCAAGGTGCGCATTATTTTACAAAAGGACAACGTAAAGGTTTAAATGTTGGTGGAACAAAAGAAGCTTTATATGTGATTGAAACGGATGTAAATACAAACACCATTTACACAGGAGAAGGCAAGAATCACCAAGGTTTGTACAGAAATACTTTGTTTGTTTCTAATGAAGAAATCCATTGGATTCGTGAGGATTTAGTATTAAATATTGGAGAGATTATGGAAGTCGAAGCCAGAATTCGTTACAGACAAGCCCTAGAAAAAGCGACCTTACACAAAGTTGATACTGGTTTGTATGTTCAGTTTGTAAATAAGCAATCTGCCATACAAGAAGGGCAATTTGTTGCTTGGTATAAAAACGAAGAATTGTTAGGCTCTGGAGTTATTTCTTAA
- a CDS encoding lytic transglycosylase domain-containing protein, which translates to MKASQRYLSLLSVIIVTAVFFSAIQKSDTNVPSNTDPETQTHQTYKIKSLQLPENLNLAGEIVPVEIEDVRERMERELLVNTYWQSNGLLLIKRANKYFPVLEPLLKKYGLPDDFKFLALAESGFIDETSSAGAAGMWHFMRTTGKEYGLEINSNVDERYHIEKSTKVAAEYLKNSYERFNSWTLAAAAYNAGNYGVSKRIKAQEVNNYYDAKLPDETERYVFRILALKEIISNPKKYGFVFEKEDLYTLEKTRTIKVDTAISNITHFAKKYGMNYKEFKILNPWLRENKLNNKSRKMYEIKISAK; encoded by the coding sequence ATGAAAGCTTCTCAACGTTATTTATCACTACTAAGTGTAATTATTGTAACTGCTGTATTTTTTAGCGCGATACAAAAATCGGATACGAATGTTCCTTCGAATACAGATCCTGAAACGCAAACACACCAAACTTATAAAATAAAATCTTTACAGCTTCCAGAAAATTTAAATTTGGCAGGAGAAATAGTTCCTGTAGAAATTGAAGATGTTAGAGAGCGAATGGAAAGAGAATTATTAGTAAATACCTATTGGCAATCTAATGGATTGTTACTTATAAAACGTGCAAATAAATACTTTCCAGTTTTAGAGCCGTTATTAAAAAAATATGGTTTACCAGACGATTTTAAATTTTTAGCTTTAGCAGAAAGTGGTTTTATAGACGAAACTTCCTCTGCTGGTGCAGCAGGAATGTGGCATTTTATGCGAACTACTGGAAAAGAATATGGTTTGGAAATAAATAGTAATGTAGACGAACGTTATCATATCGAAAAATCTACAAAAGTTGCTGCAGAATACTTGAAAAATTCATACGAACGTTTTAATTCTTGGACATTAGCTGCTGCTGCTTATAATGCTGGTAATTATGGAGTTTCTAAAAGAATAAAAGCACAAGAAGTAAACAATTATTACGATGCAAAATTACCTGATGAAACAGAAAGGTATGTATTTAGAATTTTAGCTTTAAAAGAAATTATTTCAAATCCAAAAAAATATGGTTTTGTATTTGAAAAAGAAGATTTATACACTTTAGAGAAAACAAGAACTATTAAAGTTGATACTGCAATTTCTAACATAACGCATTTTGCTAAGAAATATGGTATGAATTATAAAGAGTTTAAAATTCTTAATCCTTGGTTGAGAGAAAATAAACTAAATAACAAAAGTAGAAAAATGTACGAAATTAAGATTTCTGCAAAGTAA
- a CDS encoding antibiotic biosynthesis monooxygenase family protein gives MIEDQLTPPYYAVIFSTILADDISGYIEAANRMEELAKQQKGYLGIESARNEIGITVSYWQSLDDIVTWKNNVEHTEVRNLGREKWYKKYQLRICKVQREYGFEK, from the coding sequence ATGATAGAAGATCAATTAACTCCACCTTATTATGCCGTAATTTTTTCCACAATTTTAGCAGATGATATTTCAGGATATATAGAAGCAGCAAATAGAATGGAAGAATTAGCAAAACAACAAAAAGGCTATTTAGGTATAGAATCTGCTAGAAACGAAATAGGAATAACCGTTTCTTATTGGCAATCTTTAGATGATATTGTTACTTGGAAAAATAACGTAGAACATACAGAAGTAAGAAATTTAGGAAGAGAAAAATGGTACAAGAAGTATCAATTACGAATCTGTAAAGTACAAAGGGAATATGGTTTTGAAAAGTGA
- a CDS encoding S8 family serine peptidase — MKNILFLLIVFVTANFYCQEQDAWVFFKDKPSKATFLANPLTMLSQTALDRRNTQNVSLDETDVPIETSYYNTLKNIVNITVLGKSRWLNAVHIQGTKTNVDNLKSAFSFIDKIEFADKSLNGSNKITSVKSKRNHYNKFENSKTDFTYGNTENQIKMLKADFLHKEGFTGKNQIIAVIDAGFPNVNTLSAFKRLRDNNQILGGYDFVERNDNFYTGHNHGTNVLSTIGGYIENQFVGSAPDALFYLFRTENAPVEVPLEETLWVEAAERADSLGVDVINTSLGYTTFDNPKYDYSYNDMDGKTTFITRGAEMAAKKGILVVNSAGNEGNKNWKYISAPADAKSVITVGAVDKDGNIASFSSFGPSFDGRIKPEIVAKGAGAAVINHTNGSITTSNGTSFSSPIMAGVIACLNQYENLETKKRNNNFLKEAIYTSANKYSNPTAQMGYGIPNFQEAFALYKSSLSVEDIFFKDLKIVPNPISINFNIEGIQDNLKDLKIHIFDILGKQVYQQNKDLSKEINISTLAKGIYFLRIEKGINLKTIKIIKQ, encoded by the coding sequence ATGAAAAACATATTATTTCTATTAATTGTCTTTGTTACTGCGAATTTTTACTGTCAGGAACAAGATGCTTGGGTGTTTTTTAAAGACAAACCTAGTAAAGCCACTTTTTTAGCAAATCCATTAACCATGCTTTCTCAAACAGCTTTGGATAGAAGAAACACGCAAAATGTTTCTTTAGACGAAACAGATGTTCCTATAGAAACAAGTTATTATAATACTTTAAAAAATATTGTAAACATTACTGTTCTAGGAAAATCGAGATGGTTGAATGCAGTTCATATTCAAGGAACAAAAACGAATGTCGATAATTTAAAATCGGCTTTTAGTTTTATTGATAAAATTGAATTTGCAGACAAGTCTTTAAATGGAAGCAATAAAATAACTTCTGTAAAAAGTAAACGAAATCATTATAATAAGTTCGAAAATTCTAAAACTGATTTTACGTATGGAAATACAGAAAATCAGATTAAAATGTTGAAGGCAGATTTTCTTCACAAAGAAGGTTTCACTGGAAAAAATCAAATTATAGCAGTTATTGATGCTGGTTTTCCAAATGTAAATACATTATCTGCATTTAAAAGATTACGAGATAATAATCAAATTTTGGGAGGTTACGATTTTGTTGAAAGAAACGACAATTTTTATACGGGTCATAATCATGGAACCAATGTATTATCAACCATTGGAGGTTATATAGAAAACCAATTTGTAGGATCTGCACCAGATGCATTGTTCTATTTATTTAGAACAGAAAATGCGCCAGTAGAAGTTCCTTTAGAGGAAACTTTGTGGGTAGAAGCCGCAGAAAGAGCCGATAGTTTAGGAGTCGATGTTATTAATACCTCTTTAGGTTATACCACTTTCGATAATCCAAAATATGATTATTCTTATAATGATATGGATGGCAAAACAACATTTATTACAAGAGGAGCAGAAATGGCTGCAAAAAAAGGAATTTTGGTGGTTAATTCCGCTGGAAATGAAGGGAATAAAAATTGGAAATATATTTCTGCGCCAGCAGATGCAAAATCTGTAATTACAGTTGGAGCAGTAGATAAAGATGGAAATATTGCTTCTTTTAGTTCTTTTGGACCAAGTTTCGATGGTCGTATAAAACCAGAAATTGTAGCAAAAGGAGCAGGAGCAGCCGTAATTAATCATACGAATGGTTCGATTACAACCTCAAATGGAACATCTTTTTCGTCGCCAATTATGGCTGGTGTAATTGCTTGTTTGAATCAATATGAAAATTTGGAAACTAAAAAGAGAAATAATAACTTTTTAAAAGAAGCAATTTATACATCTGCCAATAAATATTCGAATCCAACTGCGCAAATGGGGTATGGAATTCCTAATTTTCAAGAAGCATTTGCATTGTATAAATCATCACTTTCTGTTGAAGATATTTTTTTTAAAGATTTAAAAATAGTTCCGAATCCTATTTCAATCAATTTTAACATAGAAGGAATACAGGATAATTTAAAAGATTTAAAAATCCATATTTTTGATATTCTTGGGAAGCAAGTTTATCAACAAAATAAAGACCTTTCGAAGGAAATAAACATTTCAACCTTAGCAAAAGGAATTTATTTTTTAAGAATTGAAAAAGGAATCAATTTAAAAACAATTAAAATTATAAAACAATAA
- a CDS encoding cold-shock protein gives MNKGTVKFFNESKGFGFITEEGNNKEHFVHVSGLIDEIRENDEVEFDLQDGRKGLNAVNVRVI, from the coding sequence ATGAATAAAGGTACCGTAAAATTTTTCAATGAGTCTAAAGGATTTGGATTTATCACTGAAGAAGGAAACAACAAAGAACATTTTGTACATGTTTCAGGTTTAATTGATGAAATTCGTGAAAACGATGAAGTTGAATTTGACTTACAAGATGGAAGAAAAGGATTAAACGCAGTAAACGTAAGAGTTATATAA
- a CDS encoding GNAT family N-acetyltransferase — translation MIFETERLLIRKLNVKDLEKFHSLESNPNVLKYATGNVKNYEENKKELNDLIRRYNLPYNDFWIYAVILKDNNNFIGTVALVKDGADDEIGYRFLENYWGNGFATELCKGLISYCKQLGMLKIFGYVVDENSASAKILKRLNFKIVKHFVSEDIQLPETKYELIL, via the coding sequence ATGATTTTTGAAACAGAAAGGCTACTTATTAGAAAATTGAATGTTAAAGATTTAGAAAAATTTCATTCTCTTGAAAGCAACCCGAATGTTTTAAAATATGCCACTGGAAATGTCAAAAATTACGAGGAGAACAAAAAAGAACTAAATGATTTAATCCGAAGATATAACTTACCTTATAACGATTTTTGGATTTATGCAGTAATTTTAAAGGATAATAATAATTTTATTGGGACTGTTGCTTTGGTAAAAGATGGTGCAGATGATGAAATTGGATACCGTTTTTTAGAAAATTATTGGGGAAATGGATTTGCAACTGAACTTTGTAAAGGGCTTATTTCTTATTGTAAACAATTAGGAATGCTTAAAATTTTTGGCTATGTTGTTGATGAAAATAGTGCATCAGCCAAAATCTTAAAACGATTGAATTTTAAAATCGTTAAACATTTTGTAAGTGAAGACATCCAATTACCAGAAACAAAATACGAACTTATTTTATGA
- a CDS encoding toxin-antitoxin system YwqK family antitoxin, which produces MINIKRLFFVLAFFACFFISENVKAQKINQFNENKQRTGVWKKYYPNKRIRYTGQFEEGKEVGVFKFYDITNSDHPTIIKTFFYDSDSLFVQFYTLKGSIKTEGILNKRARVGNWKYFYPDGTIMAEENYNKNGEFHGEQLVYYPDGQVTEFSVYENGKLHGTTSKYASNGNLIEEVEYKNGKENGLAQYFELNGKLKEKGVYKDGKRVGKWEYYLDGEIAPEEDKKKKKKFVLKKDN; this is translated from the coding sequence ATGATAAATATAAAAAGACTGTTTTTTGTTTTGGCATTTTTTGCTTGTTTTTTTATAAGTGAAAATGTTAAGGCGCAAAAAATAAATCAATTTAACGAAAATAAACAACGAACAGGTGTTTGGAAAAAGTACTACCCAAATAAAAGAATTCGTTATACAGGGCAGTTTGAAGAAGGAAAAGAAGTAGGTGTTTTTAAATTTTATGACATTACAAATTCCGATCATCCAACAATTATAAAAACTTTTTTCTACGATTCAGATTCTTTATTTGTTCAGTTTTATACACTAAAAGGAAGTATTAAAACAGAGGGGATTTTAAATAAAAGAGCAAGAGTTGGAAACTGGAAATACTTTTATCCAGATGGAACGATTATGGCCGAAGAAAATTACAATAAAAATGGAGAATTTCATGGGGAACAATTGGTGTATTATCCAGATGGACAAGTAACAGAGTTTTCAGTTTACGAAAACGGAAAATTGCATGGAACTACTAGTAAATATGCCAGTAATGGAAATCTTATCGAAGAAGTGGAGTACAAAAATGGAAAGGAAAATGGTCTTGCACAGTATTTCGAATTAAATGGAAAATTAAAAGAAAAAGGTGTCTATAAAGATGGAAAAAGAGTAGGAAAATGGGAGTATTATTTAGATGGAGAAATAGCGCCTGAAGAAGATAAAAAGAAGAAGAAAAAGTTTGTTTTAAAAAAAGATAATTGA
- a CDS encoding alpha/beta fold hydrolase: MEKTPIYFVPGLAAGPEIFENLELDLEKYSLHYLKWIKPLALEEDIDNYACRMSDEIKEKNPVLVGVSFGGIMVQEMAKFVNPRKVIIISSVKNENELPKRFKFAKFTKVYKFFPTVVVENFEEYARYFLGKSLKKKAALYKKYLSVRSKKYLKWSIYNIIKWKQLNPLDNIVHIHGTKDNVFPFKNVKNAIEIKGGTHIMILTKAKKITKIIDEVLTC; encoded by the coding sequence ATGGAAAAAACCCCTATATATTTTGTCCCAGGATTGGCTGCTGGCCCAGAAATTTTCGAAAACTTAGAACTAGATTTAGAAAAATATAGTCTCCATTATTTAAAATGGATAAAACCTTTGGCTTTAGAGGAAGATATTGATAATTATGCCTGTAGAATGAGTGATGAAATTAAAGAGAAAAACCCTGTTTTAGTAGGTGTTTCTTTTGGTGGAATTATGGTACAGGAAATGGCGAAATTTGTAAATCCTAGAAAAGTAATTATTATTTCTAGCGTTAAAAACGAAAATGAACTTCCAAAAAGATTTAAATTTGCAAAATTTACGAAAGTTTATAAATTTTTTCCAACTGTAGTTGTAGAAAATTTTGAAGAATATGCACGTTATTTTTTGGGAAAATCTCTAAAGAAAAAAGCGGCACTCTATAAAAAATATCTTTCTGTTAGAAGCAAAAAATATTTAAAATGGTCTATTTATAATATAATAAAATGGAAACAATTAAATCCATTAGATAATATTGTACACATTCATGGAACAAAAGACAACGTATTTCCTTTTAAAAACGTAAAAAATGCGATTGAAATAAAAGGTGGTACTCATATTATGATACTTACAAAAGCTAAAAAAATAACTAAAATTATTGATGAAGTTTTAACTTGTTAA
- a CDS encoding cold-shock protein, whose translation MNKGTVKFFNESKGFGFITEEGNNKEHFVHVSGLVDEIRENDEVEFDLQDGKKGLNAVNVRVL comes from the coding sequence ATGAATAAAGGTACCGTAAAATTTTTCAATGAGTCTAAAGGATTCGGATTTATCACTGAAGAAGGAAACAACAAAGAACATTTTGTACATGTGTCAGGATTAGTAGATGAAATTCGTGAAAACGACGAAGTTGAATTTGACTTACAAGATGGTAAAAAAGGATTAAACGCAGTAAACGTAAGAGTATTATAA
- a CDS encoding NAD(P)H-dependent flavin oxidoreductase: MTNTITKLFNIKYPVIQGGMIWVSGWRLASAVSNAGGLGLIGAGSMYPEVLREHIQKCKKATDKPFGVNVPMLYPDIEKIMDIIVEEGVKIVFTSAGNPKTWTSFLQEKGITVVHVVSSVKFALKAELAGVNAVVCEGFEAGGHNGREETTTFTLIPMVKEQVKIPVIAAGGIGTGRGMLAAMVLGADGVQIGSRFAATVESSAHENFKKTIIDVKDGDTHLTLKELAPVRLVKNKFYNDVQELYLKKPSLEQIKELLGRARSKKGMFEGDLEEGELEIGQIAGLINDIKPAKEVLENIIKEFNEVKALVDRF, from the coding sequence ATGACGAATACCATTACTAAATTATTCAACATAAAATACCCTGTAATACAAGGAGGAATGATTTGGGTTTCTGGCTGGAGATTGGCTTCTGCTGTTTCCAATGCTGGTGGTTTGGGGTTGATAGGAGCAGGTTCTATGTATCCAGAAGTTTTACGAGAGCATATTCAAAAATGCAAAAAAGCAACAGACAAACCTTTTGGTGTAAATGTGCCAATGCTATACCCAGATATTGAAAAAATTATGGATATTATCGTAGAAGAAGGTGTAAAAATTGTTTTTACTTCTGCAGGAAATCCAAAAACGTGGACTTCCTTTTTGCAAGAAAAAGGAATAACAGTGGTGCATGTAGTAAGTTCTGTAAAGTTTGCCCTAAAAGCAGAACTAGCAGGAGTAAATGCTGTAGTTTGCGAAGGTTTTGAGGCTGGTGGACATAATGGAAGGGAAGAAACGACCACTTTTACCTTAATTCCTATGGTAAAAGAGCAAGTAAAAATACCAGTAATTGCTGCAGGAGGCATTGGAACTGGTCGTGGAATGTTGGCAGCAATGGTTTTAGGTGCAGATGGAGTGCAAATAGGAAGTAGATTTGCAGCAACTGTAGAATCTTCGGCTCACGAAAATTTTAAAAAAACGATTATAGATGTAAAAGACGGAGATACCCACTTAACTTTAAAAGAATTGGCTCCTGTGCGTTTGGTGAAAAATAAATTCTATAATGATGTGCAAGAATTATACTTAAAAAAGCCATCTTTAGAACAAATAAAAGAACTTTTAGGTAGAGCACGCTCCAAAAAAGGAATGTTTGAGGGAGATTTAGAAGAAGGAGAATTAGAAATAGGGCAAATTGCTGGATTAATTAACGATATTAAGCCCGCAAAAGAAGTTTTGGAGAATATTATTAAAGAATTTAACGAAGTAAAAGCTTTGGTAGATAGGTTTTAG
- the mtaB gene encoding tRNA (N(6)-L-threonylcarbamoyladenosine(37)-C(2))-methylthiotransferase MtaB, whose product MNTDKKVAFYTLGCKLNFSETSTIARNFVNEGFERVDFDAKADVYVINTCSVTDNADKRFKTIVKNALKKNEEAFLIAVGCYAQLKPEELANVDGVDLVLGATEKFNVTSYINDLTKNNIGEVHSCEISDADFYVGSYSIGDRTRAFLKVQDGCDYKCTYCTIPLARGISRSDTLENVIENAKEISSKGIKEIVLTGVNIGDYGKGEFGNKKHEHTFLELVKELDKVDGIHRLRISSIEPNLLKDETIDFVSKSNSFVPHFHIPLQSGSDDLLKKMKRRYLKNTYTNRVSKIKEVMPNACIGVDVIVGFPGETEELFLETYNYLNYLDISYLHVFTYSERPNTEAVNMEGVVAKKVRAKRSKMLRGLSAKKRRAFYESQLGNTLTALFESENKEGYIYGFTENYVKVKTPWNPELINTLHTITLTEIDEDGLVRFDFVKEKAIV is encoded by the coding sequence ATGAACACAGATAAAAAAGTTGCTTTTTACACTTTAGGATGCAAATTAAACTTTTCGGAGACTTCAACTATTGCTCGTAATTTTGTAAACGAGGGTTTCGAACGTGTAGATTTTGATGCTAAAGCAGATGTTTACGTAATAAATACCTGTTCTGTTACAGATAATGCAGATAAGCGTTTTAAAACCATTGTAAAAAATGCTTTAAAGAAAAATGAGGAAGCTTTTTTAATTGCTGTAGGTTGTTATGCTCAATTAAAACCAGAAGAATTAGCAAATGTAGATGGAGTAGATTTGGTTTTAGGAGCTACAGAAAAGTTTAATGTTACAAGTTATATAAACGATTTAACCAAAAATAATATTGGTGAAGTACATTCTTGCGAAATTTCGGATGCCGATTTTTACGTAGGCTCCTACTCTATTGGCGACAGAACTCGTGCCTTTTTAAAAGTACAAGATGGTTGCGATTATAAATGTACTTATTGTACAATTCCTTTGGCGAGAGGTATTTCTAGAAGCGATACTTTAGAAAACGTGATTGAAAATGCCAAAGAAATTTCATCGAAAGGAATCAAAGAAATCGTTTTAACTGGTGTTAATATTGGTGATTATGGAAAAGGTGAGTTTGGAAATAAAAAACACGAACATACCTTTTTAGAATTGGTAAAAGAATTGGATAAAGTAGATGGAATTCATCGTTTGCGAATTTCTTCAATTGAACCCAATTTACTAAAAGATGAAACCATAGATTTTGTTTCTAAATCAAACTCTTTTGTACCACATTTTCATATTCCATTACAATCTGGAAGTGATGACTTGCTTAAGAAAATGAAGCGTAGATATCTTAAAAACACTTATACAAATAGAGTTTCTAAGATTAAAGAGGTTATGCCAAATGCGTGTATTGGTGTAGATGTTATTGTTGGTTTTCCTGGAGAAACTGAAGAACTTTTTTTAGAAACCTATAATTATTTAAACTATTTAGATATTTCTTATTTACACGTTTTCACCTATTCTGAAAGACCAAATACAGAAGCTGTAAACATGGAAGGTGTTGTTGCAAAAAAAGTACGTGCAAAACGTAGTAAAATGCTACGAGGTTTATCAGCAAAAAAGAGACGTGCTTTTTACGAATCGCAATTAGGAAATACACTAACAGCATTATTCGAAAGTGAGAATAAAGAGGGATATATATATGGTTTTACAGAAAATTACGTAAAAGTAAAAACTCCTTGGAACCCAGAATTAATAAATACTTTACACACAATTACTCTTACAGAAATTGACGAAGATGGTTTGGTAAGATTCGATTTTGTAAAAGAAAAAGCAATTGTATAA
- a CDS encoding adenylosuccinate lyase, whose product MPKSNLLYITEQLNNIENAKRENRQRVANIVLENRNLFKELVSITFDVDNKVSIKAAWILEWICTHHKLSWILPHLDDFSTKINTLKFDSAIRPCAKICEHLATAYYSKNDNEVKKNLTIKHIDAIVETGFDWLITPQKIAVRAYTMNTLYFFGLEKDWIHPELKYLIETKIIHESKGTKARGKFIISLIEKHEKSLK is encoded by the coding sequence GTGCCAAAATCAAATCTTCTTTATATAACAGAACAGCTTAATAATATAGAAAACGCTAAAAGAGAAAACCGACAAAGGGTTGCAAATATTGTATTAGAAAATAGAAATTTATTTAAAGAATTGGTTTCTATAACTTTTGATGTTGATAATAAGGTGTCCATAAAAGCGGCTTGGATTTTAGAATGGATTTGTACACACCATAAATTAAGTTGGATACTTCCTCATTTAGATGATTTTTCAACAAAAATAAATACTCTAAAATTTGATAGTGCCATTAGACCTTGTGCAAAAATTTGTGAACATTTAGCCACTGCTTATTATTCAAAAAATGATAATGAGGTTAAAAAAAACCTCACAATAAAACATATAGATGCTATTGTAGAAACTGGTTTCGACTGGTTAATTACACCACAAAAAATTGCAGTTAGAGCTTATACAATGAATACTTTGTATTTTTTTGGCTTGGAAAAAGATTGGATTCATCCTGAATTAAAATACCTCATTGAAACTAAAATTATCCATGAAAGTAAAGGCACAAAAGCCCGTGGAAAATTTATTATAAGCTTGATTGAAAAACATGAAAAATCACTAAAATAA
- a CDS encoding YwbE family protein: MIDGRQRKNIQIGLFVEIVQKPHQRSGELTSGKVAKILTKSPNHPYGIKVRLESGLVGRVKNIITLQKS, from the coding sequence ATGATCGACGGAAGACAACGAAAAAACATACAAATTGGTCTGTTTGTAGAAATCGTTCAAAAGCCACACCAAAGAAGTGGAGAATTAACAAGTGGTAAAGTGGCTAAGATTCTAACAAAATCGCCAAACCATCCTTATGGAATAAAAGTACGGTTAGAGTCTGGTCTTGTAGGTAGAGTAAAAAATATAATTACTTTGCAGAAATCTTAA
- a CDS encoding DUF6438 domain-containing protein, which translates to MKIYPILIFLIMLGCNQSKKVEVKKTEEKPSITKEVEDVKVENKILYNELLVVLKNPEDFTKINNELISNDLSIEKIIANSKTYKAVTIKVPADKTSFWVDSLSKTDNFSTVEVNTEDALEKVNYFSKKRLVSVLKTPCFGDYPVFEVTFFNDGNVTFFGKEYTLVEGFYKFKLKENQYKELSNLFEKTAFKDFENAKDTEELQDFSNTFITYNDEKIKVKVWINIPDEIAFAYDYIEGILIDEKLIE; encoded by the coding sequence ATGAAAATATATCCGATTTTAATATTCTTAATCATGTTAGGTTGTAATCAATCTAAAAAAGTTGAAGTAAAAAAAACGGAAGAAAAACCTTCTATTACTAAAGAGGTTGAAGATGTTAAAGTGGAAAACAAGATTTTATATAATGAATTGTTAGTTGTTTTAAAAAATCCAGAAGATTTTACTAAAATAAATAACGAGTTAATAAGCAATGATTTATCAATTGAAAAAATAATTGCCAATTCTAAAACCTATAAAGCTGTTACCATAAAGGTTCCTGCAGATAAAACATCTTTTTGGGTAGATAGTTTAAGTAAAACTGATAATTTTTCTACTGTTGAAGTAAATACTGAAGATGCTTTAGAAAAAGTGAATTATTTTTCTAAAAAAAGATTGGTAAGCGTTTTAAAAACACCTTGTTTTGGCGACTATCCAGTTTTTGAAGTCACTTTTTTTAATGATGGAAATGTTACTTTTTTTGGCAAGGAATATACTTTGGTAGAAGGGTTTTATAAATTTAAGTTGAAAGAAAATCAATATAAAGAATTAAGCAATCTATTCGAAAAAACAGCATTTAAAGATTTTGAAAATGCAAAAGATACAGAAGAATTACAAGATTTTTCTAATACTTTTATTACGTATAATGATGAAAAAATAAAGGTAAAAGTTTGGATTAACATTCCAGATGAAATTGCTTTTGCTTACGATTACATTGAAGGAATTTTAATTGATGAAAAACTAATCGAGTAA